The window GCGTCGTGGAGCTCGACGGGGCCGGCTTTGTCCGCCACCTCTGGGAGAAGCCCGAGATCCCACCCAGCGATTTGGCTGCGGTCGGGGTCTATCTGATTCAGCGTCCCGCGCCGTTTCGCCAGGCCCTCGAGCGGCTGGTCGACGGTCAGCACATGGTCAACGGCGAGTACTGGCTGGCCGATGCGCTGCAGATGATGATCGATGCCGGGGAGCGGCTCAAAACCTTTTCCATCGAGCAGTGGTACGATTGCGGGACGCCCGACGCCCTCTTGCAGGCCAACCGGGCGTTGCTGGATCATGATCCGCCGCCGGCTGCGGTCATCCCCGGCTCGGTGATTATCTCGCCCTCGTCGGTCGCGAAGACCGCCGTCGTAGAAGGGTCGGTGCTGGGACCGTACGTCACCATTGCCGACGGCGCCCGCGTCATCAACGCGGTCATCCAGGAAAGCATCATCAACGCGAACGCGCGGGTAGAGAACGTGCTCCTGGAGCACTCCATTATCGGGGACAACGCGTTGGTGACCGGCCGCCGCGCCCGGATCAACCTCGGTGACAGTTCCGAGATCGAACTGACTTGAACGCCCCCCGGGTTTCCAAGAACAGCCAACCCAGACACAACCCGCCCAGCACGTCGGACAGCCAGTGGTCTCCCAAGTACACGAGGGCGGTCATCATACCGAGGATGAGCAGCCCCGCGACCCAGCGGGCACCCTGAAGGCTCGTCCACGCCAGGAGCGTCGTTCGGAGCGTATGTCCAGAGGGGAAGCTGTACGGTATGTCTGCCCTGAGGCCGATCTGGATCACGGGACGCTGGAACTCTGCTGTGGGCCCCGGGTGAATGATCAGGTACTTCAAGGTGACCGCCAGCAGGCTCGCCAGAGAT is drawn from bacterium and contains these coding sequences:
- a CDS encoding sugar phosphate nucleotidyltransferase; protein product: MNAIIPVAGRGKRLRPHTHTQPKVLMTVAGKPILAYILDELKGLGVEEIVLVVGYLAEKIEEYVREHYGFRTHVVYQAEPMGNGHAVYLARQYLASPTLIVFGDTIFQADLRAASALSHSGIGVHRVQDPRAFGVVELDGAGFVRHLWEKPEIPPSDLAAVGVYLIQRPAPFRQALERLVDGQHMVNGEYWLADALQMMIDAGERLKTFSIEQWYDCGTPDALLQANRALLDHDPPPAAVIPGSVIISPSSVAKTAVVEGSVLGPYVTIADGARVINAVIQESIINANARVENVLLEHSIIGDNALVTGRRARINLGDSSEIELT
- a CDS encoding phosphatase PAP2 family protein, translating into MRPFRIGGALIVFGVLVWGSSLPMMHRLDEAATTWLQRAAPAPDYLASAVVFFGNAELVIPAVVLAAGLYWLMRRDSGLGILWLAVGLSLASLLAVTLKYLIIHPGPTAEFQRPVIQIGLRADIPYSFPSGHTLRTTLLAWTSLQGARWVAGLLILGMMTALVYLGDHWLSDVLGGLCLGWLFLETRGAFKSVRSRNCHRG